The DNA sequence CGAAAAACTGAAACAAATATTCTGGCAATAAATGAAAACAATGATATGGAAAGTTTTGCAAGACCGGATGAAGATTTTGTAAAAAAAGAAAGAATTGAAATTATAAATCGTACAGTAGAAAATTTAACAGAAAAACAAAAATCGGTTTTTTTACTTCGCCAACATGGTGAATTAACATTTAAAGAAATTGCGGAAACAATAAATGAACCGTTAAATACAGTTATTAGTCACATGCACTATGCAGTAAAAAAAATTAAAAAACAATTGGCAAAAGAAGATGAACCACAACGAAGATCAGTTATATAAAGATTTTGAAAAAGAAGTTTGGTTATATCTTGATAATCAACTTGACGAAAAACGTAAATTATTTTGGGATGATAAAATTGAAAATAATTTATCTCTCAAAAATTATATGGAAGAATACATATCAATTTCCAATGAATATAAATTTTCAAATCAAGTTGATATTGATGAAAATAAATTTGATTTAATGATAGAAAAAGCAATTGAGAAAAAATCATTTGTTGAAAAAGCAAAGCAGATTTTCTCAAATATTTTTGCAAGTGAAACTGAATTCAATTTTGGAAAAATTGCATTTGCAAGTTTCTTAATTGTTGCTGCAGTAATAATATCAATAATTTCAAACAGACCAAATCCGGTAAATAAATTCAGCAAAACAATAAACAGCGAATTGCTTGAGTGGAATCCGACATCAATTGAAAAGAAAATTAACAAAGTTGAAAATCTTTTGAAGTTAGCCAAAGACGAAGATTACAAAAGATATTCTAAATATGGATTTGCATCAGAAAATGTTGATAAGAATCTAAATTATATTGGAAACAATATTGATGAACTTAAAAAAGAAATCAATAGTAAAGAATTATAAAATATGAGGTATAAAATGAAAAGAATAATATTTATCGCAATAATTTTTATAACTGTAAATTTATTTGCACAAGAAAAAGTAGAAGCACCGGAGCCGCCAGCCCCGCCGGTATATGATTTTGATTTCGATTTTCAAAACTTTAATACAATAAGCGAAGAAGAAGAAAAAGAAATATTAAAAAATGTTAGAGAAGAAATAAAAAGGGAATTGAAGAATATTAAGAATGTGAATAAAAACAGATATTTTGATTTGTTAAGGGAATCTCAATTTAAGAATATGAATTTCCCTTTCGTAA is a window from the Ignavibacteriota bacterium genome containing:
- a CDS encoding RNA polymerase sigma factor gives rise to the protein MLENELLEKCLIGDGTAFKQLINIYRVQLFGYLWRFSSSRFEAEEMFQETLIKVWKGLKKYNNQQKFSSWLFTIAHNVAMDSLRKRKTETNILAINENNDMESFARPDEDFVKKERIEIINRTVENLTEKQKSVFLLRQHGELTFKEIAETINEPLNTVISHMHYAVKKIKKQLAKEDEPQRRSVI